The following coding sequences lie in one Silvanigrella aquatica genomic window:
- the tgt gene encoding tRNA guanosine(34) transglycosylase Tgt: MALKFDYLAKDPHSEARRGRIHTAHGIIETPVFMPVGTFGSVRTLDHTELEDIGVQIILGNTYHLYLRPGPEILKDLGGYHKLISWNKPILTDSGGFQIFSLPHQRVISEKGVTFKSYIDQSYKRLTPESDIAFQEVIGSDIMMVLDVCVPSTSSYDVCVEAMNRTHRWAKRCKQAKTREENSLFGIVQGAIFENLRTESAEALTSLNFDGYAIGGLAVGESDEERDHFTRFSAKLLPENKPRYLMGVGTPHDLVRSVLAGVDMFDCIIPTNHARQGVAYTFAGKVKLRRVFHAREDKPIDESCACYVCKRFSRAYLHQLTKCEEPTGWKLISYHNTWFYERLMEKVRETIVDGTFSTFAKNFLENAEE, from the coding sequence ATGGCACTTAAATTTGATTATCTTGCAAAAGATCCCCATTCCGAAGCAAGAAGAGGACGCATTCATACCGCACATGGAATCATTGAAACACCGGTGTTTATGCCTGTAGGAACATTTGGCTCTGTCCGCACCTTAGATCACACAGAACTCGAAGATATTGGTGTTCAAATCATTTTAGGCAATACATACCACCTCTATTTGCGACCCGGTCCCGAAATATTAAAAGATCTGGGTGGCTATCATAAGCTTATTTCATGGAATAAACCCATTTTAACGGACAGCGGTGGATTTCAAATTTTTTCTTTGCCACACCAACGGGTTATTAGTGAAAAAGGCGTTACTTTTAAAAGCTATATCGATCAAAGTTATAAGCGTCTGACACCAGAAAGTGACATTGCATTTCAAGAAGTCATCGGATCCGATATTATGATGGTTCTCGATGTTTGCGTCCCTTCCACAAGCTCCTATGACGTCTGTGTCGAGGCCATGAACCGCACCCACCGCTGGGCGAAAAGATGCAAGCAAGCCAAAACCAGAGAAGAAAATTCTTTATTTGGCATTGTTCAGGGCGCTATTTTTGAAAACTTACGCACAGAAAGTGCGGAAGCCCTCACAAGCCTCAATTTTGATGGCTACGCCATTGGAGGACTTGCCGTAGGGGAAAGCGATGAAGAGCGTGATCATTTCACAAGATTTTCCGCAAAATTACTCCCCGAAAACAAGCCGCGCTATTTAATGGGCGTCGGCACGCCACACGATTTAGTGAGAAGCGTGCTTGCAGGAGTAGATATGTTTGACTGCATCATCCCTACAAATCACGCACGCCAAGGTGTAGCCTATACTTTTGCAGGCAAGGTTAAATTGCGCCGTGTTTTTCATGCGAGAGAAGATAAACCCATAGATGAATCTTGTGCTTGTTACGTTTGCAAAAGATTTTCAAGAGCTTATTTGCATCAGCTTACAAAATGCGAAGAACCTACAGGATGGAAATTAATTTCTTATCATAATACCTGGTTTTATGAACGCTTGATGGAAAAAGTAAGAGAAACTATTGTAGATGGAACCTTTTCTACTTTTGCTAAAAATTTCCTAGAAAATGCGGAAGAGTAA
- a CDS encoding CarD family transcriptional regulator has protein sequence MSAEKFYDFIVGQKAVYPCHGVGTIENIEECSIGGAQQDFYVLKIHSTGAKVMVPTRAAKTVGLRSVISLPDVEKVFQILQSPSKKSTATWNRRFRALNDKLNTGDLVEIAEVLRDLSSLSSDKELSFGEKKMLERARNMLVSEISVARGEEKSVIEHELNHILFAI, from the coding sequence ATGAGTGCTGAAAAGTTCTATGATTTTATCGTCGGCCAAAAAGCTGTTTATCCCTGTCACGGTGTCGGGACTATAGAAAATATTGAAGAATGCAGTATTGGCGGTGCGCAACAAGATTTTTATGTTTTAAAAATTCATTCCACTGGCGCTAAAGTTATGGTTCCTACAAGAGCTGCAAAAACTGTTGGGTTACGTTCTGTTATTTCGCTTCCTGATGTTGAAAAAGTATTTCAAATATTGCAATCTCCTTCCAAAAAATCTACTGCCACTTGGAATCGTCGTTTTAGAGCGCTAAATGATAAATTAAATACAGGTGATTTAGTTGAAATTGCTGAAGTTTTGAGAGACCTTTCTTCTTTGAGTTCCGACAAAGAACTTTCTTTTGGTGAAAAGAAAATGCTTGAGCGTGCGCGTAATATGCTCGTTTCAGAAATTTCTGTTGCTCGTGGAGAAGAAAAAAGCGTTATTGAGCATGAACTAAATCATATTCTTTTTGCTATATAA
- a CDS encoding HAD family hydrolase, which translates to MNFFFFDLDGTLEDSRDDMANAVNAVREKLELPLRDTKDLKKYVNKGMHELYENCFDDYLSDNMNYKLKYENLKNYYEQYYFENICILSKCYDEIPNTLKELSKENKVFVITNKPEKHSRELLKKLDLAKYITDVMGGDSCSEMKPSPMPLKIVAEQHGFSFSKNKAFMIGDSAGDIQAGHAFQATTVWCSWGYNSEPGSLAPQITVNSPKDLLILI; encoded by the coding sequence ATGAACTTTTTTTTCTTTGATTTAGATGGAACTCTTGAAGATTCACGTGATGATATGGCGAATGCTGTAAACGCTGTAAGAGAAAAATTGGAATTGCCGCTCAGAGATACCAAAGATTTGAAAAAATATGTCAATAAAGGCATGCATGAATTATATGAAAATTGTTTTGATGATTATTTATCTGACAATATGAATTATAAATTAAAATATGAAAATTTAAAAAATTATTACGAGCAATATTATTTTGAAAATATCTGTATATTATCTAAATGCTATGATGAAATTCCAAATACTTTAAAGGAACTTTCTAAAGAAAATAAGGTCTTTGTTATAACAAATAAACCTGAAAAACATTCTAGAGAGCTTTTAAAGAAGTTAGATCTTGCTAAGTACATTACCGACGTTATGGGTGGCGACAGTTGCTCTGAAATGAAACCAAGTCCGATGCCGCTTAAAATTGTTGCGGAACAGCACGGTTTTTCTTTTTCCAAAAATAAAGCTTTTATGATTGGTGATAGTGCTGGCGACATTCAGGCAGGACATGCTTTTCAGGCAACGACCGTTTGGTGTTCTTGGGGTTATAACTCAGAGCCAGGTTCTCTCGCTCCGCAAATAACTGTTAACTCTCCCAAAGATTTGCTTATCTTGATATAA
- a CDS encoding M14 family zinc carboxypeptidase — protein sequence MVIAQNKGKIKFKILISLILFSINPFACGINLGFDDEDIIPSLFENNNTPLSLNNINGIPLTAFHILNDIQRTRLQKQISDLCQRVDYTYSKLSWGKSPCFSVPWKFDFVSELGRPLIYWEFKGQYLDEEQKKNVTIVLGGVHPDELTPIHLAFKFAETLQNNPELYNNAHVIVAPLVNPDGFFSNPPKRTNANGVDLNRNFPTATWNKYAYQVWVRSKVKDKRKFPGNFANSEQGTRFQGDLIAKYHPDKVISIHAPLAFLDLDYEIPKLLTLGKLTEQQKKARSLAELLSRSAGNYRIKDIGIYPGSLGNYAGNERIIPTITLEMNSSNPRFVRKFWNEFSPGLFKAIKYEVKKHQFADLGSSNFGNQ from the coding sequence ATGGTTATTGCTCAGAATAAGGGCAAAATCAAATTTAAGATATTAATATCATTAATTTTATTTAGCATAAACCCCTTTGCTTGTGGCATAAATTTAGGTTTTGATGATGAGGACATTATTCCCTCACTATTCGAAAACAATAATACACCGCTATCATTAAATAATATTAATGGAATTCCTTTAACGGCTTTCCATATTTTGAATGATATCCAGCGAACCCGACTTCAAAAACAGATTTCTGATTTATGCCAGAGAGTGGACTACACCTACAGTAAACTGAGCTGGGGAAAAAGTCCTTGTTTTTCAGTTCCTTGGAAGTTTGATTTCGTCAGTGAATTAGGAAGACCTCTAATATACTGGGAATTTAAAGGTCAGTACCTTGATGAAGAACAAAAGAAAAATGTGACTATAGTCCTAGGGGGCGTGCATCCCGATGAGCTCACACCTATTCATTTAGCATTTAAATTTGCAGAAACTCTGCAAAACAATCCCGAGCTTTATAACAATGCCCACGTTATTGTAGCACCCCTCGTCAATCCTGATGGTTTTTTTTCAAATCCACCTAAAAGGACAAACGCAAACGGTGTCGACTTAAATCGAAACTTTCCCACGGCAACCTGGAATAAGTACGCCTACCAGGTTTGGGTGCGCTCAAAAGTCAAGGACAAACGTAAATTTCCAGGAAATTTTGCAAATTCAGAACAAGGCACTCGTTTTCAAGGGGATTTGATAGCTAAATATCATCCTGACAAAGTTATTTCTATTCATGCACCTCTTGCTTTTTTAGATTTAGATTACGAAATACCCAAACTTCTTACTTTAGGAAAATTAACGGAACAGCAAAAAAAAGCCCGTAGTCTTGCTGAACTTCTCTCTCGGAGTGCGGGGAATTATAGAATAAAAGATATTGGAATTTATCCAGGTAGTCTTGGAAACTATGCAGGAAATGAAAGAATAATCCCTACAATCACATTAGAAATGAACAGTAGCAATCCCAGATTTGTTAGAAAATTTTGGAATGAATTTTCTCCTGGATTATTTAAAGCAATAAAGTATGAAGTTAAAAAACATCAATTTGCCGATTTAGGGAGCTCAAATTTTGGGAACCAATAA
- the gloB gene encoding hydroxyacylglutathione hydrolase: protein MEIRMLPVLNDNYIFILIDELKQEAAVVDPALAEPVLKFLKSNKLKLTKIFNTHHHFDHVSGNKELSRAFPNVEVYGGINDAERIPGQTHYLKQGDLVAFAAETATVFFVPGHTVGHICYYFPLKNGEHHLFVGDTLFSGGCGKLFEGTMQQMFASLKFLRDFLPNETLIWCAHEYTVENYLILNKLEPDNLAITTKLNEAIEARKKNQFTVPFSLKSEKEISSFLRWDDPELKAKLNLSTDFEVFSYVRKYRDNPPKVTSPI from the coding sequence ATGGAAATACGCATGCTTCCTGTTTTAAACGACAATTATATTTTTATATTAATTGATGAATTAAAACAGGAAGCAGCTGTAGTTGATCCTGCTTTGGCAGAGCCTGTCTTAAAATTTTTAAAATCAAATAAATTAAAATTAACTAAAATTTTTAATACTCATCATCATTTTGATCATGTGTCTGGTAATAAAGAACTTTCTCGTGCTTTTCCCAATGTAGAAGTGTATGGTGGCATCAATGATGCAGAGCGCATTCCAGGACAAACTCACTATTTAAAACAAGGTGATCTTGTTGCATTTGCCGCAGAAACAGCAACTGTATTTTTTGTTCCAGGACATACTGTTGGGCATATTTGTTATTATTTTCCCTTGAAAAATGGGGAACACCATCTTTTTGTTGGGGACACTCTTTTTTCTGGTGGGTGCGGTAAATTATTTGAAGGCACCATGCAACAAATGTTTGCCTCATTGAAGTTTTTAAGAGATTTTTTGCCGAATGAAACATTAATATGGTGTGCGCACGAATATACCGTGGAAAATTATTTAATATTAAATAAATTAGAACCAGATAATTTAGCTATTACAACTAAACTAAATGAAGCTATTGAAGCGCGTAAAAAAAATCAATTTACAGTTCCCTTTTCATTAAAAAGTGAAAAAGAAATCAGTAGTTTTTTGCGATGGGATGATCCTGAATTAAAAGCGAAGTTAAATTTATCAACTGATTTTGAAGTGTTTTCTTATGTCAGGAAGTATCGAGACAATCCTCCAAAGGTGACATCACCTATTTAA
- the ndk gene encoding nucleoside-diphosphate kinase has protein sequence MERTFSIIKPDGVKRNLIGKILSKIEGADLKVVSTKMIHMSRREAEQFYAVHSARPFFGELCEYMTSGPVVVSVLEGKNAVAAYRELMGATDPAKADKGTIRAEFGLSIGENTVHGSDSLENASIEVAYFFSGTELVNAAK, from the coding sequence ATGGAAAGAACGTTCTCTATCATCAAGCCAGACGGAGTTAAAAGAAATCTTATTGGAAAAATTCTTTCTAAAATTGAAGGCGCAGATTTAAAGGTTGTTTCTACTAAAATGATTCATATGTCCCGCCGCGAAGCGGAGCAATTTTATGCTGTTCACTCAGCTCGTCCTTTTTTTGGCGAATTGTGCGAATATATGACTTCAGGTCCCGTTGTTGTTTCCGTTCTTGAAGGCAAAAATGCCGTTGCTGCTTATAGAGAACTCATGGGTGCAACCGATCCTGCAAAAGCAGATAAAGGAACAATCCGCGCTGAATTTGGTCTTAGTATTGGTGAAAATACTGTTCATGGTTCTGACTCTCTTGAAAATGCCTCTATTGAAGTTGCTTACTTCTTTTCAGGAACAGAGCTTGTAAACGCTGCAAAATAA
- a CDS encoding AraC family ligand binding domain-containing protein: protein MNHYKLPNGIVIYKWSLKVDPTEELMKQQLESLGFKAYDLQTCPPWFDRSRHGHDYEEIRAAVSGCITFHFDEFPITLESGDILVIPPGIPHHVSIHNSKPFTAFKGSRSGERKVTEYSDAKGSVEDLQKNKV from the coding sequence ATGAATCATTATAAGCTTCCCAACGGAATTGTTATTTATAAATGGTCTTTAAAAGTTGATCCCACTGAAGAATTAATGAAACAGCAATTAGAGTCACTGGGGTTTAAAGCCTACGATTTACAGACATGTCCTCCTTGGTTTGATCGCAGTCGTCATGGACATGATTACGAAGAAATTAGAGCCGCTGTTTCGGGATGCATCACATTTCATTTTGATGAATTTCCTATTACATTAGAATCTGGCGATATTTTAGTGATACCGCCTGGCATTCCTCATCATGTTTCAATTCATAATTCAAAACCATTTACGGCTTTTAAAGGAAGTCGTTCTGGAGAGCGTAAAGTAACAGAATACAGTGATGCTAAAGGCAGCGTTGAAGATCTTCAAAAAAATAAGGTATAA
- a CDS encoding DMT family transporter: MSKNLSIILLVLTTFFWGTNFNIGKFVVDYMHPTAAAAWRFAIATLLILIIVIIKKVKLKKSIKTNYKIYIVLGIIGIAGFNELFFWGMKYTTPLNGALIMATNPILSSFFSYIILKDPIKISQKIGMILSLFGVVIVVTNGSLLTLKNLEVAIGDWIIILGNFCWALYGVLGRKYLKNSEPLVTTVMTMLVGTIFLFILAIPNFSWIEISTLPLNVYGALIFMAIFGSALAYLFWNFGIEKLGVPKTVVFFNLVPVFTVLTSLVMGHPLAISAILGGVVVILGVLISSDYFNFMSKMSQKEKVKKNSRK, from the coding sequence ATGTCAAAAAATTTATCTATTATTTTACTAGTATTAACAACATTTTTTTGGGGTACAAATTTTAATATTGGTAAATTTGTTGTAGATTATATGCACCCTACCGCAGCAGCAGCATGGCGTTTTGCTATTGCCACATTGCTCATATTAATTATTGTCATTATCAAGAAAGTGAAATTAAAAAAATCAATTAAAACAAACTATAAAATATATATTGTGCTTGGAATTATTGGAATTGCAGGATTTAACGAGCTATTTTTTTGGGGAATGAAATACACAACTCCTTTAAATGGAGCTCTCATAATGGCAACAAATCCAATTTTAAGTTCATTTTTTTCTTATATTATATTAAAAGATCCAATTAAAATAAGTCAAAAAATAGGGATGATATTAAGCTTATTTGGTGTTGTTATTGTTGTTACAAATGGTTCCTTGTTAACATTAAAAAATTTAGAAGTTGCTATAGGTGATTGGATTATTATTTTAGGAAATTTTTGCTGGGCTTTATATGGAGTACTTGGGAGAAAATATCTTAAAAACTCAGAACCATTAGTGACAACAGTAATGACTATGCTTGTGGGAACTATTTTTTTATTTATATTAGCAATTCCAAATTTTTCATGGATTGAAATTTCAACTCTTCCACTAAATGTTTATGGCGCACTGATATTTATGGCTATTTTTGGCTCCGCATTAGCATATTTGTTTTGGAATTTTGGGATCGAAAAATTAGGCGTCCCTAAAACGGTGGTATTTTTTAATCTCGTACCTGTATTTACCGTTTTGACATCACTGGTGATGGGCCATCCTTTGGCAATTTCAGCTATTTTAGGGGGGGTAGTAGTTATTTTAGGGGTTTTAATCTCTTCAGACTACTTTAATTTTATGTCAAAGATGAGTCAAAAAGAAAAAGTAAAAAAGAATTCGAGAAAATAA
- a CDS encoding NifU family protein, with the protein MQNLEQYNAIKGFIDEKISPGVMAHGGEVNVISLENNILTLELSGSCGSCSIQAYTSESISNYILEEFPELDDVIVTDQ; encoded by the coding sequence ATGCAGAACTTAGAGCAGTACAATGCGATAAAGGGCTTTATCGACGAAAAAATTTCTCCCGGGGTTATGGCTCATGGTGGTGAAGTGAACGTGATTAGCCTTGAAAATAATATACTTACATTAGAGCTGTCGGGTTCTTGCGGAAGTTGTTCAATACAGGCTTATACTTCAGAATCTATTTCCAATTATATTTTAGAAGAATTTCCTGAACTTGATGACGTCATTGTAACTGATCAATAA
- a CDS encoding Tex family protein, which yields MAIKEIILTQEMISDISNDLNINKNQVENTLNLILDDCTIPFIARYRKEVTGGLDEVQIRNIVDKYEYIFSLNERKEAIIRSITEQNKLTPELQAKIVACKVKSELEDLYLPFKPKKRTRGQIAMERGLAPLAFEVLKQESSLVDLATLFSSYIGTHEELKNLELVIQGAKDFIAEQISEIAEMRKEVRHWMFENASFKAEVREEYKDKKTKYNNYYSFLEPVKTIAAHRLMALRRGEKEEVLKVSFEFDEQIPLSLISSHVIKNTASDIVKNFLSECISESYNRLVSPSIETELRLETKTGAEEEAISVFGKNLRNLLLLPPIPKRIVLGVDPGLRTGSKLVVVDQTGKLLNYATIYPQHDDDFDKPKNKSAAETLLNFISQFQVELISIGNGTAGREMEAFIEKVLESIQGKKPRIVIVNEAGASVYSASDIAREEFPNLDITYRGAVSIARRLQDPLAELVKIDPKSIGVGQYQHDVNQSRLKKQLGDVVESCVNYVGVNLNTASPSLLSYVAGIGNSLAKGIVRHRDACGEFKDRKSLYEVMGFGAKIFEQSAGFLRIPESSNPLDNTAVHPESYSIIEKMASDLSLPIASLVGNKENIDKIKLENYVTEEFGLPTIQDIIKELLKPGRDPREDGAKQTYNREVRDFGHLKEGQIITGTVTNVTNFGAFVDIGVHQDGLIHISELSNQFIKDLSQAISVGQQVKVKVIGLDKERKRISLSKRACEENPTPSVSSNQQNRYGASSGQNQRQNYNKNNQENRNQNYSTANANRRPNTKNVRNENKESEKPASLSDLINKFNTNRV from the coding sequence ATGGCTATAAAAGAAATTATCCTCACTCAAGAAATGATATCTGATATTTCAAATGATTTGAATATTAATAAGAATCAGGTTGAAAATACTCTTAATCTTATACTTGATGATTGTACAATACCATTTATTGCACGTTACCGAAAAGAAGTAACAGGTGGTTTAGATGAAGTACAAATTAGAAATATAGTCGATAAGTACGAATATATCTTTTCTTTAAATGAAAGGAAAGAGGCTATAATTCGTTCTATTACAGAGCAAAATAAATTAACGCCAGAATTACAGGCGAAAATTGTTGCCTGTAAAGTAAAATCTGAGCTCGAAGATCTTTACCTTCCGTTCAAACCTAAAAAACGTACACGTGGTCAAATTGCAATGGAGCGTGGGTTAGCACCATTAGCATTTGAAGTTTTAAAACAAGAATCTTCTCTTGTTGATTTAGCAACTTTATTTAGTTCCTATATTGGAACACATGAAGAACTTAAAAATTTAGAATTAGTTATTCAAGGTGCAAAAGACTTTATTGCCGAACAAATTTCTGAAATTGCAGAAATGAGAAAAGAAGTTCGCCATTGGATGTTTGAAAATGCAAGTTTTAAGGCAGAAGTAAGAGAAGAATATAAAGATAAAAAAACAAAATATAATAATTATTATAGTTTTTTAGAGCCTGTTAAAACAATAGCAGCGCATCGTTTAATGGCTTTAAGACGTGGTGAAAAAGAAGAAGTTTTAAAAGTTTCTTTTGAATTTGATGAGCAAATTCCATTATCTCTTATTTCAAGTCACGTAATTAAAAATACAGCATCTGATATTGTAAAAAACTTTTTATCGGAATGTATTTCAGAAAGTTACAATAGACTCGTTTCGCCAAGCATTGAAACAGAGCTTAGATTAGAAACAAAAACAGGTGCTGAAGAAGAAGCGATTTCTGTGTTTGGTAAAAATCTAAGAAATTTGTTACTTTTGCCGCCTATACCAAAAAGAATTGTACTTGGCGTGGATCCCGGATTAAGAACAGGAAGCAAACTTGTTGTTGTTGATCAAACGGGCAAATTATTAAATTATGCAACAATTTATCCACAACATGATGATGATTTTGATAAACCTAAAAATAAATCAGCAGCAGAAACGCTTTTAAATTTTATTTCACAGTTTCAAGTTGAGCTCATTTCTATCGGCAATGGCACTGCAGGTCGTGAAATGGAAGCCTTTATTGAAAAAGTACTGGAATCTATACAAGGAAAAAAACCGCGTATTGTTATTGTAAATGAAGCGGGAGCTAGTGTTTATTCTGCAAGTGATATTGCTCGTGAAGAATTTCCTAATTTGGATATTACTTATCGTGGTGCTGTTAGCATTGCACGTCGTTTACAAGATCCTCTTGCTGAGCTTGTAAAAATAGATCCTAAAAGCATTGGTGTCGGACAATATCAGCATGATGTGAACCAAAGCAGACTAAAAAAACAACTTGGTGACGTTGTTGAAAGTTGTGTGAACTATGTGGGAGTCAATTTAAATACGGCGAGCCCAAGTCTATTATCGTATGTTGCCGGTATTGGTAATAGTTTAGCGAAAGGTATCGTGAGACATAGAGATGCTTGTGGTGAATTTAAGGATAGAAAAAGCTTGTATGAAGTTATGGGATTTGGCGCAAAAATATTTGAGCAATCAGCTGGTTTCTTAAGAATTCCCGAAAGTTCAAATCCTCTTGACAACACAGCTGTGCATCCTGAGTCCTATTCTATAATTGAAAAAATGGCATCTGATTTATCTTTACCTATTGCGAGTTTAGTGGGTAATAAAGAAAATATTGATAAAATAAAACTTGAAAATTATGTGACAGAAGAATTTGGTTTGCCAACGATACAAGATATTATTAAAGAGCTCTTAAAGCCAGGTCGTGACCCTCGTGAAGATGGCGCTAAGCAAACATACAATCGTGAAGTCAGAGATTTTGGTCATTTAAAGGAAGGTCAAATTATTACAGGTACAGTTACAAATGTAACAAATTTTGGTGCCTTTGTTGATATTGGTGTTCACCAAGATGGTCTTATTCATATTTCTGAATTGTCAAATCAATTTATTAAAGATTTATCGCAAGCAATTAGTGTTGGTCAGCAAGTTAAAGTTAAAGTTATTGGCTTAGACAAAGAAAGAAAAAGAATTTCTCTTTCAAAACGTGCTTGCGAAGAAAATCCAACGCCATCGGTTTCTTCAAATCAGCAAAATAGATATGGGGCGAGCAGCGGCCAAAATCAGCGCCAAAATTATAATAAGAATAATCAAGAAAATAGAAATCAAAATTATTCTACAGCTAATGCAAATAGAAGGCCAAATACAAAAAATGTAAGAAACGAAAATAAAGAATCTGAAAAACCTGCAAGTTTATCCGATTTAATTAATAAGTTTAATACAAATAGAGTATAA
- a CDS encoding HD domain-containing protein has protein sequence MAMTAVQKRYFTIDKNTSKLVFTGKIRDSLHDTVPFTEAEKTIINTKEFQRLRRITQTAFTYYAFPGATHTRFEHSLGVMHVATLMLHTIMTNQRRLLESLDFAKESTPDHIFQNMLENEKSYGSLTLTENVLHFLETSPYLFQCLRFAALLHDVGHAPFSHSGEKFMISWESFSEKIDELECPLWLKLAFKLKISKLKENFQNLTEIKIRHEVYTLLIVSKIFKYDDEYLSEKMAQDICAILDLSVKPYSGNDLEKSGLQNLLHEIVSGEIDADRMDYLLRDSRECGIVYGYFDLGRILDSLGFYYDYKKNKFHLALRRSGLSAFEDFLRARWSMYQQVYFHKTVTACEAMLQNINKQLPHFNLPLDLNEYLLLDDNSFYRYIETKYLNDSNSYTKELLNDLIYNRKLWKRVYEECIPKNAIRLIPSLCPAILNFVQSSDFPSELIENSTNLTNFSPKGKETSSKNNLKIIIKDVHSLKYLEPVEQHSSLINKSDEEIIIRRIYVSRYKLNHEEINSKEIQKKISEKIINPDQSLNQFDNN, from the coding sequence ATGGCAATGACCGCAGTTCAAAAAAGGTATTTCACAATTGACAAAAATACATCTAAGCTTGTTTTTACTGGAAAAATACGTGATTCTTTACACGATACGGTACCTTTCACAGAAGCAGAAAAAACAATCATAAATACTAAAGAATTTCAAAGACTTAGAAGAATAACCCAGACTGCTTTTACTTATTACGCTTTTCCTGGTGCTACCCATACCCGTTTTGAACATTCCCTGGGGGTTATGCACGTTGCGACACTTATGCTTCATACCATTATGACAAATCAGCGCAGGTTATTGGAATCTCTTGATTTTGCTAAAGAATCGACGCCAGATCACATTTTTCAAAACATGCTTGAAAACGAAAAAAGTTATGGTTCTTTAACTTTAACAGAAAACGTTCTCCATTTTTTAGAAACAAGTCCTTATTTATTTCAATGCTTGCGATTCGCCGCTTTACTCCATGATGTTGGCCACGCACCCTTTAGTCATTCAGGCGAAAAATTCATGATTTCTTGGGAATCATTTTCTGAAAAAATAGATGAACTTGAATGCCCATTATGGTTAAAATTAGCATTTAAATTAAAAATTTCAAAACTAAAAGAAAATTTTCAAAACTTAACTGAAATAAAAATTCGTCATGAAGTGTACACACTTCTTATCGTTTCAAAAATATTTAAATATGATGATGAGTATTTATCAGAAAAAATGGCTCAAGATATTTGTGCCATACTCGATCTTTCTGTTAAACCCTATTCTGGAAATGATTTAGAAAAAAGTGGTTTGCAAAATTTACTGCATGAAATTGTCAGCGGAGAAATTGATGCCGACAGAATGGATTATCTACTCAGAGATTCAAGAGAATGCGGTATTGTCTATGGTTATTTCGATTTAGGACGCATTTTAGATTCCCTTGGATTTTATTACGATTATAAAAAAAATAAGTTTCATTTAGCCTTACGCCGCAGTGGATTATCTGCATTTGAAGATTTTCTCAGAGCGCGTTGGAGCATGTATCAGCAAGTCTATTTTCATAAAACTGTGACCGCATGCGAAGCCATGTTGCAAAACATAAATAAACAACTACCTCATTTTAATTTACCTTTAGATTTAAATGAGTATTTATTATTAGATGACAATAGTTTTTATCGTTATATTGAAACAAAATATTTAAATGATTCAAACTCTTATACAAAAGAATTATTAAATGATTTGATTTACAATAGAAAACTTTGGAAAAGAGTCTATGAAGAATGTATTCCTAAAAATGCAATTAGACTAATACCTTCCTTATGTCCTGCAATATTAAATTTTGTTCAAAGTTCTGATTTTCCTTCAGAGCTCATTGAGAACAGCACAAACTTAACAAATTTCTCTCCCAAAGGAAAAGAAACTTCCTCAAAAAATAATTTAAAAATAATAATTAAGGACGTTCATTCTTTAAAATATTTAGAACCTGTAGAACAACACAGTTCTCTTATTAACAAATCTGATGAAGAAATTATTATCCGTAGAATTTATGTTTCAAGATATAAATTAAATCATGAAGAAATTAATTCTAAAGAAATTCAAAAAAAGATATCTGAAAAAATAATTAATCCAGATCAATCTTTAAATCAATTTGATAATAATTAA